Proteins co-encoded in one Chroococcidiopsis sp. TS-821 genomic window:
- a CDS encoding HetZ-related protein 2, whose amino-acid sequence MIKWTEDLTQSWRSRLCLELQQYPEVFQASIVRWLIGNDIERIETLLPHELELVQQGMEYRYRILLHRYLGQSPERAYRNLTTRLSSLVILRNKIRTWVSLSRDRATTVLDVLQEVIQELLQSDRYMQQQMNWIAQCTDDAKLRNALLFASLEEYSLRRIRNQPLIVYRFVNYLRRAARGGLTQVPAQDLVKLVSENFCTEDNDEPISLFDTQAIAKFQDRQTYIEQQALRIKVQKKFSDYLAQKVGTTAVKWLELYLQGKSPEAIARCLNLQVKEVYRLREKITYHAVRVFAAKEQTELVGNWLETSLQEHSFGLTPQQWQNYWEKLTPTQCQLVELLRDGKDTTTIARVMRLQVHQVVSEWTKLYLVAQTIRTQG is encoded by the coding sequence ATGATTAAGTGGACAGAAGATCTCACACAAAGTTGGCGATCGCGGCTTTGTCTTGAATTACAACAATATCCAGAAGTGTTCCAAGCGAGTATTGTACGTTGGCTGATTGGTAATGATATTGAAAGAATCGAGACACTGCTTCCTCATGAACTAGAACTCGTACAGCAAGGAATGGAATACCGCTATCGCATCTTACTGCATCGCTATTTAGGACAAAGTCCAGAACGCGCTTACCGAAACTTAACAACGCGCTTGAGTAGTTTGGTGATTCTCCGCAACAAGATTCGCACTTGGGTGTCACTCAGTCGCGATCGCGCAACTACAGTACTTGATGTTTTACAAGAAGTGATTCAAGAACTATTGCAAAGCGATCGCTATATGCAGCAACAAATGAACTGGATTGCGCAATGCACTGATGATGCAAAACTGCGGAACGCTCTATTATTTGCGAGTTTGGAGGAATATAGCCTGCGACGAATTCGCAATCAACCGTTGATTGTCTATCGGTTTGTTAACTACTTACGTCGGGCTGCGCGCGGTGGGTTAACGCAAGTTCCCGCCCAAGATCTTGTTAAGCTTGTATCGGAGAATTTTTGTACCGAAGACAATGACGAGCCAATTAGTTTATTTGATACCCAAGCGATCGCCAAATTTCAGGATCGACAAACGTATATTGAGCAACAAGCTTTAAGAATCAAAGTTCAAAAAAAATTCTCAGATTATTTAGCCCAGAAAGTGGGGACAACCGCAGTTAAGTGGCTAGAGCTATATCTGCAAGGAAAATCACCTGAAGCGATCGCTCGTTGTTTAAATTTGCAAGTTAAAGAAGTATACCGCCTGCGCGAGAAAATTACTTATCATGCCGTACGCGTCTTTGCAGCAAAAGAACAAACTGAACTTGTGGGAAACTGGTTAGAAACTTCTTTACAGGAACATAGTTTTGGTTTAACGCCACAGCAATGGCAAAATTATTGGGAGAAGCTTACTCCTACTCAGTGTCAGCTAGTTGAGTTGTTAAGAGATGGCAAGGATACAACAACAATTGCGCGCGTGATGCGCTTGCAGGTGCACCAGGTAGTCAGCGAGTGGACTAAGCTATACCTAGTTGCTCAAACAATTCGTACTCAAGGATAA
- a CDS encoding M61 family metallopeptidase → MTEATAVRPDSKINTTPQIVYQVAMSQPESHLFEVTLNLTGWRSPLLDLKLPVWTPGSYLVREYAKHIQDFTATAGETSLSWRKLSKNHWQVTTTDINTTITIQYRVFAHELSVRTNHLDATHGYFNGAALFFRIPEWEKQAIGVTIVPPKPEWRVTTPLPVSTTPYTFIASDYDTLVDSPFEIGCHTLHHFEALDKSHELAIWGKGNVDVAKTISDIQKIIQVEAEIFGGLPYERYVFLLHLSSQGNGGLEHKYSCSLNYPRLGFRAKEKYDRFMQLVAHEFFHLWNVKRIRPKALEVFDYDRENYTPSLWFCEGTTSYYDTIIPLRAGIYDVKSFLDNLSKDITRLQTTPGRLVQPLSESSWDAWIKLYRPDANSGNSQISYYLKGELVSLLLDLLIRDRHNNTRSLDDVMRQMWQQFGISEIGFTPEQLQQVIETVAETHLSDFFNKFIDGVEELPFDRYLEPFGLQVAIDNEEDSAPYLGIRAQTENGREMIKFVEAGTPAAAAGIDPGDELLAIDGIRVQANNLSDRLQDYQPHDTIQVTVFHQDELRTYDVRLAAPRPNKYQIVAVDRPSSTQQQNFQQWLGVPLKTLQ, encoded by the coding sequence ATGACGGAAGCAACTGCTGTTCGCCCCGATAGCAAAATTAATACAACGCCACAGATAGTGTATCAGGTAGCCATGTCGCAGCCTGAATCGCACTTATTTGAAGTCACTTTGAACCTTACAGGTTGGCGATCGCCACTCCTCGATCTCAAGCTACCCGTTTGGACACCTGGTTCGTACTTAGTTCGAGAATACGCTAAGCACATCCAAGATTTTACCGCAACAGCAGGAGAAACATCCTTATCCTGGCGCAAACTCAGTAAAAATCACTGGCAAGTTACAACTACAGACATAAACACAACAATTACAATTCAATATCGGGTATTTGCGCACGAATTATCAGTCCGCACAAATCACTTAGACGCAACTCACGGTTACTTTAATGGTGCAGCACTATTTTTTAGAATTCCTGAGTGGGAAAAACAAGCGATTGGCGTCACAATAGTACCGCCCAAACCTGAATGGCGAGTGACAACTCCTTTACCAGTCTCCACAACTCCTTACACTTTCATCGCCTCTGACTATGACACCTTAGTTGACAGCCCCTTTGAAATAGGCTGTCATACGTTACATCATTTTGAAGCCTTAGATAAATCTCATGAATTAGCCATTTGGGGAAAGGGAAATGTTGATGTAGCAAAGACGATCTCTGACATCCAAAAAATTATTCAGGTAGAAGCCGAGATCTTTGGTGGTTTACCTTACGAAAGGTATGTCTTTTTGTTGCACCTTTCTTCGCAAGGTAATGGCGGTTTAGAACATAAATATAGTTGTTCGTTAAATTATCCACGCTTAGGATTTCGGGCGAAAGAGAAATACGATCGCTTTATGCAATTGGTAGCGCACGAATTTTTTCACTTGTGGAATGTCAAGCGAATTCGTCCAAAAGCGTTAGAAGTATTTGACTACGACCGCGAAAACTATACGCCGTCGCTGTGGTTTTGTGAAGGGACGACAAGTTATTACGATACTATCATTCCTTTGCGTGCGGGAATTTATGATGTTAAGTCGTTTTTAGATAACTTAAGTAAAGATATTACGCGCTTACAAACGACGCCAGGGCGCTTAGTGCAACCTCTATCCGAATCAAGTTGGGATGCTTGGATTAAGTTGTATCGCCCTGATGCCAATAGCGGTAATTCTCAAATTTCTTATTACCTCAAAGGTGAATTAGTGTCGTTGCTGCTCGATTTACTAATTCGCGATCGCCATAATAACACGCGATCGCTTGATGATGTAATGCGGCAAATGTGGCAACAATTTGGTATATCAGAAATTGGCTTTACTCCAGAACAGTTGCAACAAGTTATTGAAACTGTCGCAGAAACGCATTTGAGTGATTTCTTTAATAAATTTATCGATGGTGTTGAAGAATTACCCTTTGACCGGTATCTTGAGCCCTTTGGTTTACAAGTAGCAATAGATAACGAAGAGGATTCCGCACCTTATTTAGGAATTAGGGCGCAGACAGAAAACGGAAGGGAAATGATTAAGTTTGTCGAAGCAGGTACGCCAGCAGCTGCTGCAGGGATCGATCCAGGAGATGAGTTACTTGCGATTGATGGCATTAGAGTACAAGCTAATAATTTAAGCGATCGCCTGCAAGATTATCAGCCGCATGACACTATCCAAGTGACAGTTTTTCATCAAGATGAATTACGCACCTATGACGTGAGACTTGCTGCGCCTCGCCCTAATAAATATCAGATTGTAGCAGTAGATCGTCCTTCTTCAACTCAGCAGCAGAATTTTCAACAATGGTTGGGAGTTCCTTTAAAGACGCTTCAGTGA
- a CDS encoding DUF1622 domain-containing protein, which produces MVSTVSWIEDFHLLIDVETIVRILDRQVVSLIQLLALFVISIGIVKALLIFVQQALFQSHSGTAFQKSRLEMGYSFSLGLSFLVGASILKTIIAPTWDDIGKLGAIILIRTVLNYLLLQAIAKQSLTNNTDMSNSQPQKAIASAK; this is translated from the coding sequence ATGGTGTCAACGGTAAGTTGGATAGAAGATTTTCATTTATTAATAGATGTAGAAACCATTGTTCGGATCTTAGACCGGCAAGTGGTAAGCCTGATTCAATTACTTGCGCTTTTTGTTATTTCTATAGGAATCGTTAAAGCTTTACTGATTTTTGTGCAACAAGCTTTATTTCAATCGCATTCCGGTACTGCTTTTCAAAAAAGCCGCTTAGAAATGGGATATTCTTTTTCGTTAGGACTCAGCTTTTTAGTTGGTGCCAGTATTTTAAAAACAATCATCGCGCCGACTTGGGATGATATCGGTAAACTAGGTGCAATTATCTTGATTCGGACAGTTTTAAACTATCTTCTTTTACAAGCAATCGCTAAACAATCACTGACGAACAACACCGATATGAGTAACAGCCAACCGCAAAAGGCGATCGCAAGTGCTAAGTAG
- the mnmA gene encoding tRNA 2-thiouridine(34) synthase MnmA, protein MEATSMKKVVVGLSGGVDSSTAAAILQQQGYEVVGLTLWLMKGKGQCCSEGMIDAAYICEQLGIAHHVVDIREVFQANIIDYLVAGYSAGITPLPCSQCNKTVKFGPMLDYAREHLGIDKIATGHYARIAYDAATNRYQLRRAVDRNKDQTYFLYDLSQDLLAGTVFPLGETTKAQTRQIAAQFDLKTANKPESQDLCLIEANGSMRQFLDKYITPKKGEIVDATGKVLGQHDGVHHYTIGQRKGLGIAAAEPLYVIGLDAVMNRVIVGDRTSATQSECTVQRVNWVSIAEPTAPIRAEVQVRYRSHPVAVTVIPLENSRVKLVFDEPQFSITPGQAAVWYDGDTVLGGGVIEKQ, encoded by the coding sequence ATTGAAGCCACATCCATGAAAAAAGTCGTAGTTGGTCTATCTGGTGGCGTTGATAGTTCCACAGCTGCTGCCATTTTACAGCAACAAGGTTATGAAGTTGTAGGGCTTACCCTTTGGCTGATGAAGGGTAAAGGTCAGTGCTGTTCTGAAGGTATGATCGATGCGGCTTACATTTGCGAACAGTTGGGGATTGCGCATCACGTTGTCGATATTCGCGAAGTCTTTCAAGCCAATATCATCGATTATTTAGTTGCGGGTTACAGCGCAGGAATTACACCGCTACCGTGTTCGCAGTGCAACAAAACAGTTAAGTTTGGTCCTATGCTAGATTATGCCCGCGAACATTTGGGCATTGATAAAATTGCTACAGGACACTATGCAAGAATCGCTTACGATGCTGCAACAAATCGCTATCAATTGCGTCGGGCGGTAGATCGTAATAAAGATCAAACGTACTTTTTATACGATTTGTCACAAGATTTACTTGCAGGCACAGTTTTTCCATTAGGAGAAACGACGAAAGCTCAAACACGACAGATAGCCGCGCAATTTGACCTAAAGACAGCTAACAAGCCTGAAAGTCAAGATTTATGCTTAATCGAAGCTAACGGCTCGATGCGGCAATTTCTTGATAAGTACATTACACCGAAAAAAGGTGAAATTGTTGACGCTACGGGAAAAGTCTTAGGACAGCACGACGGCGTACATCATTATACAATCGGACAGCGGAAAGGCTTAGGAATTGCTGCGGCTGAACCGTTGTACGTGATTGGCTTAGATGCAGTGATGAATCGAGTGATTGTGGGCGATCGCACCAGCGCTACGCAATCCGAATGTACTGTACAGCGCGTCAACTGGGTTTCCATTGCTGAACCGACTGCACCAATTCGGGCAGAAGTTCAAGTACGATATCGTTCGCACCCTGTTGCTGTTACAGTGATTCCCTTAGAAAACTCGCGTGTCAAACTCGTCTTTGACGAACCGCAATTTAGTATCACCCCAGGTCAAGCTGCGGTTTGGTACGATGGCGACACAGTATTAGGTGGCGGCGTCATTGAAAAACAGTAG
- a CDS encoding nitrate/sulfonate/bicarbonate ABC transporter ATP-binding protein, with amino-acid sequence MVASHEEPLITVEQVYKSFPLPEGKGEFTVLSDVSLVVRSGEVVALLGRSGSGKSTLLRIMAGLIPPSQGRVLSNGKLLRGANRDVAMVFQSFALLPWLTVQENVELGLEAQGVSREQRRKRALKAIDLVGLDGFESAYPKELSGGMKQRVGFARAFVLEPQVLFMDEPFSALDVLTAENLRGEIDDLWNAKSFPSKSILIVTHNIEEAVFLADRVVILGANPGKVRGEVVVDLPRPHDRASSRFKSLVDYIYTIMTNPEIKVTEVAFESPQVPVASQSPYAKPLPHARVGGISGLLELIADRPEGTDDLPHLAERLQLAVDDLLPILDAAVLLNFAQVSQGDVQLTEIGRDFATTTILRSKDLFRQQVLKHVPVIGSIVQTLREKRSGSMRADFFLDLWDEYFPHIEAERQFATAVDWGRYAELFEYDASEERLYLPLQTDKVVEESSV; translated from the coding sequence ATGGTCGCGAGTCACGAGGAGCCTCTGATTACCGTTGAACAGGTTTACAAAAGTTTTCCCCTACCGGAAGGCAAAGGTGAATTCACGGTGCTAAGCGACGTTAGCTTGGTCGTGCGATCGGGTGAAGTCGTTGCTTTGTTAGGACGCAGTGGTAGTGGTAAAAGTACGCTACTACGTATCATGGCAGGCTTAATTCCTCCTAGCCAGGGACGAGTCTTGAGCAATGGCAAGTTACTTCGAGGTGCAAATCGCGATGTAGCAATGGTGTTTCAAAGCTTTGCACTTCTGCCTTGGCTAACTGTACAAGAAAATGTTGAATTGGGACTGGAGGCGCAGGGTGTTAGCCGCGAACAACGCCGAAAACGAGCATTGAAAGCAATTGATCTTGTCGGTTTAGATGGTTTTGAGAGTGCCTATCCTAAAGAATTATCTGGTGGAATGAAACAGCGTGTCGGTTTTGCACGAGCATTTGTCCTGGAACCGCAAGTTTTATTTATGGATGAACCTTTTAGTGCACTAGATGTGTTGACTGCAGAAAACCTACGGGGTGAAATTGACGATTTGTGGAATGCTAAATCGTTTCCTTCTAAAAGTATTTTGATTGTCACCCACAATATTGAGGAAGCGGTATTTCTTGCCGATCGCGTTGTAATTTTAGGGGCAAATCCTGGAAAAGTGCGGGGTGAGGTTGTTGTTGACTTACCGCGTCCTCACGATCGCGCAAGTTCTCGCTTCAAATCTTTGGTGGACTACATTTATACAATCATGACAAATCCTGAGATCAAAGTAACAGAAGTTGCCTTTGAATCTCCCCAAGTGCCTGTAGCATCGCAGTCTCCCTATGCCAAACCGCTACCTCATGCTCGCGTTGGTGGTATTAGTGGTTTACTAGAACTGATTGCCGATCGACCTGAAGGCACAGACGATTTGCCACATCTTGCAGAACGTCTTCAACTTGCTGTAGATGACTTACTACCCATTTTAGATGCTGCTGTCTTACTAAATTTTGCTCAAGTTTCACAGGGAGATGTTCAATTAACAGAAATTGGACGAGATTTTGCCACAACAACAATTTTGCGGAGTAAAGATTTGTTTCGACAACAGGTACTAAAACACGTTCCTGTCATTGGCAGTATTGTACAAACTCTGCGAGAAAAAAGAAGTGGCTCTATGCGGGCAGATTTTTTCCTCGATTTGTGGGATGAGTATTTTCCTCACATAGAAGCCGAGCGTCAATTTGCAACAGCAGTAGACTGGGGACGCTATGCCGAATTATTTGAATATGATGCTAGCGAAGAACGATTATATCTTCCCTTACAAACTGATAAAGTTGTTGAAGAAAGTAGCGTGTAA
- a CDS encoding ABC transporter permease subunit, giving the protein MKTFPSPEALRRLPFGLADIAVILGTLVLLALIARVGAGTLVSFQPPDIVPGIDLNPLNLPYYAARSTLRMFIALLCSTVFTLVYGYVAANSRRAEQVMIPLLDILQSVPVLGFLSITVTGFIALFPGSLLGLEAASIFAIFTSQVWNMTFSFYQSLRTVPKELDEAVTLYQLSRWQRFTKLEVPASMIGLLWNAMMSFGGGWFFVAASEAISVLNQEYTLPGIGSYVATAIAAENLPALGWALLTIAIVIILVDQLFWRPLIAWSDKFRLEQSAAAQAPESWVYDLLKAARIPRLIGNALIPVRETVNQVLSRLTRPKPTASVTEKQKMGDRLYNFILLLIIGALVAWALHFILTTVGFAEVLKTFWLGVLTLLRVTVLLIFATLIWTPIGVAIGFNPKLARLLQPVVQFLASFPANFIFPFATLFFIRSHISIEWGSIILMSLGAQWYILFNSIAGAQSIPTDLREMASDIGLQGWKRWQRLIIPGIFSAWVTGGITASGGAWNASIVAEIVSWGQTTLTATGLGTYIAQATAVGDWSRIVLGIGMMSLFVVGLNRLFWRRLYQLAEAKYHL; this is encoded by the coding sequence ATGAAAACTTTTCCTTCCCCTGAAGCACTTCGACGCTTGCCATTTGGGTTGGCTGATATTGCAGTTATTCTTGGCACCTTAGTTTTACTCGCACTTATTGCGCGTGTAGGGGCTGGAACTTTGGTGAGTTTTCAGCCTCCAGATATTGTGCCTGGAATCGATCTCAATCCGCTTAACTTGCCGTACTATGCAGCGCGATCGACCTTGCGGATGTTTATTGCGTTGTTGTGCTCAACTGTTTTCACACTTGTTTACGGTTATGTCGCTGCTAACAGCCGTCGCGCTGAACAGGTGATGATTCCGTTGCTGGACATCTTGCAATCAGTTCCAGTTTTAGGATTTCTTTCGATTACAGTCACAGGCTTTATTGCGTTGTTTCCTGGTAGTTTGTTGGGATTGGAAGCGGCATCTATTTTTGCAATCTTTACTAGCCAAGTCTGGAATATGACTTTTTCGTTTTACCAGTCTTTGCGAACTGTACCAAAAGAACTCGATGAAGCTGTTACCCTTTACCAACTCTCGCGCTGGCAACGATTTACCAAACTAGAAGTTCCTGCATCAATGATTGGGTTGCTATGGAATGCAATGATGAGCTTTGGTGGGGGCTGGTTCTTTGTCGCAGCGAGTGAAGCGATTAGTGTCCTAAACCAAGAATATACCTTACCAGGAATTGGGTCGTATGTAGCAACGGCGATCGCCGCAGAAAATCTTCCGGCTTTAGGGTGGGCATTGCTCACAATTGCCATTGTGATTATCTTAGTAGATCAGTTATTTTGGCGACCACTGATTGCCTGGTCAGATAAGTTTCGCTTGGAGCAAAGTGCTGCGGCACAAGCTCCAGAATCGTGGGTGTATGACTTGTTGAAAGCGGCTCGAATTCCGCGACTGATTGGCAACGCCCTGATTCCAGTGCGAGAAACAGTCAATCAGGTTTTATCCAGATTAACGCGACCCAAGCCTACTGCAAGTGTTACTGAGAAGCAAAAGATGGGCGATCGCCTTTACAACTTTATCTTATTGCTGATTATCGGAGCGTTAGTCGCTTGGGCATTGCATTTTATTTTAACTACCGTTGGTTTTGCTGAAGTTCTCAAAACCTTCTGGCTCGGCGTCCTGACTTTGCTGCGCGTTACGGTGCTATTGATATTTGCTACGCTAATCTGGACTCCGATTGGTGTTGCGATCGGCTTTAACCCTAAGTTGGCACGTTTGTTACAACCTGTGGTGCAGTTTCTCGCTTCTTTTCCAGCAAACTTTATTTTTCCCTTTGCAACACTATTTTTCATCCGTTCTCATATTAGTATCGAGTGGGGAAGCATTATACTAATGTCACTGGGCGCTCAGTGGTATATTTTGTTCAACTCGATCGCGGGCGCGCAAAGCATTCCAACTGACTTGCGAGAAATGGCAAGCGATATTGGATTACAAGGTTGGAAACGTTGGCAAAGGTTGATTATTCCAGGGATTTTTTCAGCGTGGGTGACAGGTGGCATCACGGCTAGCGGTGGAGCCTGGAACGCCAGTATTGTTGCAGAAATTGTCTCTTGGGGACAAACAACACTTACGGCAACGGGTTTAGGAACCTATATTGCTCAAGCTACCGCAGTCGGAGACTGGTCGCGGATCGTGCTGGGAATCGGGATGATGAGTTTATTTGTGGTTGGGCTAAATCGTTTGTTTTGGCGGCGATTGTATCAGTTAGCAGAAGCTAAATATCATTTGTAA
- a CDS encoding DUF2252 domain-containing protein, whose translation MPLPASEPTPPAILCRQERRLAGKQLRQQVARSLHSWWQPTRDRPDPIDLIEQSNQRRIPELVPIRHWRMMQSPFTFLRGSAIVMAADLATTPTTGIMVQACGDCHLLNFGGFATPERNLIFDLNDFDETLVAPWEWDVKRLVTSIAIAGRDLCLSERDSLDAAQAAAQAYRLAIARYSEMRTLEVWYARLDAHLLIEHAPDEDTRQQWAQMATKAFNRTLDRAVSQLTELVDGQRRLIDNPPLLYHLPNQKEYFEEIQALFEEYRDTLQVDRQFLLDRYRLVDVALKVVGVGSVGTHCGVALLLDDNDDPLLLQYKEARPSVLEPYAGKSLYPHEGQRIVSGQRLMQAASDIFLGWTSNSQGQDFYFRQLKDMKTSIKLKGMSARRLEDYAEICGAALARAHARTGDSVLISSYLGKSDAFDRAVTDFAVTYAYQVEQDYQALVEAVRSGRIEAKAG comes from the coding sequence ATGCCATTGCCTGCATCTGAACCTACACCTCCTGCTATATTGTGTCGCCAGGAACGTCGCTTGGCAGGTAAACAACTGCGACAACAGGTAGCGCGATCGCTCCATAGCTGGTGGCAACCAACGCGCGATCGCCCCGATCCCATTGACTTAATCGAACAATCTAATCAGCGCCGCATTCCTGAACTTGTTCCAATTCGCCACTGGCGGATGATGCAGTCTCCCTTTACCTTTTTGCGTGGTAGTGCGATCGTCATGGCAGCAGATTTGGCGACGACTCCGACTACGGGTATTATGGTGCAAGCTTGTGGGGATTGCCATTTGCTCAACTTTGGCGGCTTTGCCACTCCAGAACGGAATCTCATTTTTGACCTGAATGACTTTGATGAAACGCTGGTTGCTCCCTGGGAATGGGATGTAAAGCGCCTAGTCACAAGTATTGCGATCGCTGGACGAGATCTCTGCTTATCGGAGCGTGATAGTTTAGACGCAGCACAAGCAGCTGCCCAGGCGTACCGATTGGCGATCGCCCGCTACAGCGAAATGCGAACCTTGGAAGTTTGGTATGCACGACTCGATGCTCACTTACTGATCGAACACGCTCCTGATGAAGATACCCGCCAGCAATGGGCACAAATGGCAACTAAAGCCTTTAACCGAACGTTAGATCGAGCAGTGTCGCAGTTGACGGAACTTGTCGATGGGCAGCGTCGCTTAATTGACAATCCACCGTTACTTTATCATCTACCCAACCAGAAGGAATATTTTGAGGAAATCCAGGCGTTGTTTGAGGAATATCGAGATACCCTCCAGGTCGATCGTCAGTTTTTACTCGATCGCTATCGTCTTGTAGATGTCGCGCTCAAAGTCGTTGGCGTGGGTAGTGTAGGTACTCATTGCGGTGTCGCATTACTGCTCGATGACAATGACGATCCCCTATTGTTGCAATACAAAGAAGCGAGACCCTCGGTACTAGAACCTTATGCAGGCAAGAGTTTGTACCCCCACGAAGGACAACGAATTGTGAGTGGACAGCGGTTGATGCAGGCAGCTAGTGATATCTTTTTGGGATGGACTAGCAATTCGCAGGGGCAGGACTTCTATTTTCGTCAACTGAAAGATATGAAGACTTCTATCAAATTGAAAGGTATGTCTGCTCGTAGATTAGAAGATTACGCCGAGATTTGCGGGGCGGCTTTAGCCCGTGCCCATGCCCGTACAGGCGACTCGGTTTTAATTAGTAGCTATTTGGGTAAAAGTGATGCTTTCGATCGAGCTGTGACGGATTTTGCTGTAACTTATGCATATCAAGTTGAGCAAGATTATCAAGCATTGGTAGAAGCTGTGCGATCGGGGCGAATAGAAGCAAAAGCAGGTTAG
- a CDS encoding Crp/Fnr family transcriptional regulator: protein MINTSLMLSQYDYSAIQTFKRREFLPLSKTTLWRIETGAVRILTFTENGVAIPLGLWGTGDIVGQPLVRIYPCQIECLVDVKAHTLDFGQFESLNQVMLSHIYQMQELLQMRSGQVPQRLWQFLKWLAHKFGSETKQGILVEIRLTHQDMADAIGTTRVSVTRLLQQFEQEGAISRLGKRGFLWHCS from the coding sequence ATGATTAATACTAGCCTCATGCTGTCTCAATACGATTATTCAGCGATCCAAACGTTTAAACGGCGAGAGTTTTTGCCACTTAGCAAAACTACACTCTGGCGAATTGAAACCGGAGCCGTTCGCATATTGACTTTTACTGAAAATGGAGTAGCGATCCCCCTGGGTTTATGGGGTACAGGAGATATTGTTGGTCAGCCCCTTGTTCGTATTTATCCTTGCCAAATTGAGTGTTTAGTAGATGTAAAGGCGCATACTCTAGATTTTGGACAGTTTGAAAGTCTCAATCAGGTGATGCTGTCTCACATTTATCAAATGCAAGAGCTACTTCAGATGCGCAGTGGACAAGTTCCACAACGTCTATGGCAATTCTTGAAATGGCTAGCTCATAAGTTTGGCAGCGAAACGAAGCAGGGTATTCTGGTCGAGATCCGTCTGACGCACCAAGACATGGCAGATGCGATCGGCACCACAAGAGTAAGCGTGACACGCTTACTACAGCAGTTTGAGCAAGAAGGTGCAATCAGCCGATTAGGTAAGCGCGGTTTTTTGTGGCATTGCTCGTAA
- a CDS encoding magnesium transporter MgtE N-terminal domain-containing protein, with translation MSQMPFQAFTQQLASYLSVSATARTLTEDLKQRILALQILGEGLAAIVLDDLPPKEQAEILQAMEASELIGVLEAMEPERRYRLLAGLPTEVIEQLMANLRAEFQITLHWLFGNLMTQPAAMVDKNDCGD, from the coding sequence ATGTCTCAAATGCCGTTTCAAGCTTTTACACAACAGCTTGCTAGTTACCTCAGTGTGTCTGCAACAGCACGGACATTGACCGAAGACCTAAAGCAGCGCATATTGGCACTTCAGATTTTAGGAGAAGGTTTGGCAGCAATCGTTCTCGATGATTTACCACCAAAGGAACAGGCTGAGATACTCCAAGCGATGGAAGCATCAGAGTTAATTGGGGTGCTAGAAGCAATGGAACCCGAAAGGCGATATCGTCTGTTAGCTGGCTTGCCTACTGAGGTGATAGAACAATTGATGGCAAATCTGAGGGCAGAATTTCAGATAACTCTCCACTGGCTGTTTGGTAATTTGATGACTCAACCTGCTGCAATGGTTGATAAGAATGACTGTGGCGATTAG